A single Macaca mulatta isolate MMU2019108-1 chromosome 15, T2T-MMU8v2.0, whole genome shotgun sequence DNA region contains:
- the ORM1 gene encoding alpha-1-acid glycoprotein 1 isoform X2, which produces MALSWVLTVLSLLPLLEAQIPLCANLVPVPITNATLDRISGKWFYIASAFRNEEYNKSIHEIQATFFYFTPNKTEDTIFLREYQTRQNQCIYNTSYLNVQRENGTISKYEGGQEHFAHLLILRDMKTFMLAFEVNDEKNWGVSVYADKPETTEEQLGEFYEALDCLRIPRSDVVYTDQKKPALS; this is translated from the exons ATGGCTCTGTCCTGGGTTCTTACAGTCCTGAGCCTCCTACCTCTGCTGGAAGCCCAGATTCCATTGTGTGCCAACCTAGTACCGGTGCCCATCACCAACGCCACCCTGGACCGG ATCTCTGGCAAGTGGTTTTATATTGCATCGGCCTTTCGAAACGAGGAGTACAATAAGTCGATTCACGAGATCCAAGCAACCTTCTTTTACTTTACCCCCAACAAGACAGAGGACACGATCTTTCTCAGAGAGTACCAGACCCG ACAGAACCAGTGCATCTATAATACCAGCTACCTGAATGTCCAGCGGGAAAATGGGACCATCTCCAAATACG AGGGAGGCCAAGAGCATTTCGCTCACCTGCTGATCCTCAGGGACATGAAGACCTTCATGCTGGCTTTCGAAGTGAACGATGAGAAGAATTGGGGGGTGTCTGTCTATG CTGACAAGCCAGAGACGACCGAGGAGCAACTGGGTGAGTTCTACGAAGCTCTCGACTGCTTGCGCATTCCCAGGTCAGACGTCGTGTACACCGATCAGAAAAAG CCTGCCCTGAGTTGA
- the ORM1 gene encoding alpha-1-acid glycoprotein 1 isoform X1, which yields MALSWVLTVLSLLPLLEAQIPLCANLVPVPITNATLDRISGKWFYIASAFRNEEYNKSIHEIQATFFYFTPNKTEDTIFLREYQTRQNQCIYNTSYLNVQRENGTISKYEGGQEHFAHLLILRDMKTFMLAFEVNDEKNWGVSVYADKPETTEEQLGEFYEALDCLRIPRSDVVYTDQKKDKCEPLERQHEKEKKQEEGERQHEEEKKQEEGES from the exons ATGGCTCTGTCCTGGGTTCTTACAGTCCTGAGCCTCCTACCTCTGCTGGAAGCCCAGATTCCATTGTGTGCCAACCTAGTACCGGTGCCCATCACCAACGCCACCCTGGACCGG ATCTCTGGCAAGTGGTTTTATATTGCATCGGCCTTTCGAAACGAGGAGTACAATAAGTCGATTCACGAGATCCAAGCAACCTTCTTTTACTTTACCCCCAACAAGACAGAGGACACGATCTTTCTCAGAGAGTACCAGACCCG ACAGAACCAGTGCATCTATAATACCAGCTACCTGAATGTCCAGCGGGAAAATGGGACCATCTCCAAATACG AGGGAGGCCAAGAGCATTTCGCTCACCTGCTGATCCTCAGGGACATGAAGACCTTCATGCTGGCTTTCGAAGTGAACGATGAGAAGAATTGGGGGGTGTCTGTCTATG CTGACAAGCCAGAGACGACCGAGGAGCAACTGGGTGAGTTCTACGAAGCTCTCGACTGCTTGCGCATTCCCAGGTCAGACGTCGTGTACACCGATCAGAAAAAG gataagtgtgagccactggagAGGCAGCACGAGAAGGAGAAGAaacaggaggagggggagaggcagCACGAGGAGGAGAAGAAACAGGAGGAGGGGGAATCCTAG